Proteins co-encoded in one Halictus rubicundus isolate RS-2024b unplaced genomic scaffold, iyHalRubi1_principal scaffold0600, whole genome shotgun sequence genomic window:
- the LOC143364493 gene encoding uncharacterized protein LOC143364493, whose amino-acid sequence RARATTRHAVTARHAARHVHAARHGTRALHSTRHGTARTRHGTSRGTALHPARHGTRHCTSRTTAQHAALGTALARHCARHA is encoded by the exons GCAGGGCACGCGCCACAACACGCCACGctgtcacggcacggcacgcggcacggcacgtgcacgcggcacggcacggcacgcgtgcactgcacagcacgcggcacggcactgcacgc acgcggcacggcacgtcacgcggcacggcactgcacccTGCACGAcacggcacgcgtcactgcacgtcacgcacCACGGCACAGCACGCGGCACTCGGCACTGCACTCGCACGGCACTGCGCACGGCACGCG